The following DNA comes from Thermoanaerobaculales bacterium.
AGGCGGCGGTCGGATCACCGTTGACGAGACCCTCGTTGACCTTGAGGGTCGCGGCCCAGGTAGCGCCGCCGTCGAAGGACACGTAGCAGTGCTGGTCGCAGATCTTGCCGACGTCGTTCGAGGACACCATCGAGCAGGTGATCAGCTGGCCCGGAAGCCGCGGGTCCCCGACCGCGAGGTTCTCGTTGTGCTCCCGATCCGCGTACGACCCGCTGACGTGCACGGTGGGGCCGACCTCGATCGCAGCCGCCGCGCGCCGCGTGCTCTGGGCGGCGGCCGGCCGCGCGACGCCTCCCAACGCCACCCCGACAGCTAGCACCGACACGACAGGGACTGATTTCTCGAGACGCCACATCGTCATCCCCTCCCTCCTCGATTCCGCTTCTGATCACGACCTGCGCGCGTGGCGATCCCGATCCCCTGATCATCGATCCCCCCTCCGGGACGCCGGCACGGGCGACACGCCGTGAGGCCGGATGTCCACCGCGTCCTCAGGGGCAACCGGAATTCTGATCTCCCGCTCGGGCGGGCGCTGCCTTGACTCGCTCGTCGAAGAAGGCGAGCACCCGCTTCCAGTAGTCGAGCAGATTGGCGGCCTTGACCAGCACGTGCCCCTCGCCCTCGTACCTCAGATAGGTCGCCTCCTTGCCGAGGCGCTGCAGTCCCACCCACACCTCGTCCGACAGCGGCACGATGCTCCCGTCCTCGCTGCCGGCCTGGACGATCAGCGGTGTCGCGATGCGGTCCAGGTAGAACACCGGCGAGTTCTGGACGTAGCGCAGCGGCACTTCCCACGGCGGCGCCCCCATGCTGCCGCCCAGCCGCTCCAGCCAGGGGATCCAGCCGCCGGTACCGTCGAAGCCCATCTGGCCGTACATGGCCACGACGTCGCCGTAGCCGGCGTTCATCACCGCCGCCTTGAAACGCGTGGTCTGAACGAGCAGCGCGAGGGTGGAGTAGCCGCCGCCGCTCTGCCCCATCACGGCCAGCCGGTCCGGATCGGCGATCCCGAGCTCCACCACCCGGTCGATGGCCGGCATCACCGCCTTCACGAGGTCCTGCATCGGCGTCCCGAGGTGGGTGGGGATGTCCGGCCACAGCACGGCGTAGCCGCGGGTGGCCAGCATCTGCATGTTGTAGGCGGGATAGCCGACCAGGCCGAAGCGGTGCACCGCCCGCGATCCGCTGTCGCTCGCGTAGACCCACACCACCATCGGGTACCGCCGGCCCTCCTGGTAGCCGGCCGGCAGCAGCAGGGCTGCCTGCAGCGGCTCGCCGTCGGCGCTGGTGAAGTCGACGAGGCGGCCCTCGCCGAAGGTGTAGCCGTCGAGCTGCGGGTTGAGGGTGGTGAGGCGGCGCGGTCTCGCGAACTCCGGGCCGGCAATCCACAGGTCCGGGCTCTCCCGCGCGCTGCCGGCGACCCAGACCACCGAGCTCCCGTCCGGTGAAACCACCGGGCCGTTGAACAGGTACCCGTGCTCGCCGTCCTCGACGAGCAGGGGCCGCAGGGCGCCCGTCGCCAGGTCGACGCTCTGGAAGCCGTCGCGCTTGGTGCGCTCGTCCCGAGTCATCGCGACCAGCGACGCCCCGCCGTCCGGAGACCACACGCGAGCGCCCCCCGCGCCCGCGATCAGCCGCCGCACCCTCGACGGGGTTTCGCGGGTGAGCGCGCCGATGCGGCCCGTGGCGACGCTCGCTCTCCACACCCGGCCGTCGCCCACGACGAAGATCTGCTCGCCGTCGGAGGTCCACAGCGGTGGCAGGAGGTCGGTGTCGAGCTGCCCGGCCGGCGCTCCGTTGAAGGGCCGCGGAGCGCCACCATCGATCGCGACCACGAACAGGTCTCCGCCCCCGCTGTCGCCGGCCGGCGAGGTGAAGCGCTCGGTCGCGGGCGGCCGCGGGGCGATCGAGGTGTAGGCGAGCGACGAGCCGTCCGGGCTCCAGCTCATGGCTCCGGAGAAGCTCTGAACCACGTCGGAGGCGAGATCTCTGGATCGGCCCGTGGCCAGATCGAGCGCCACCAGCGCGCAGCTCGGTCCGACCGAGTCGGCGGCAGGCGGGTTCCGCACGTCGAGGTACGCCAGCGTGCGGCGGTCAGGCGAGATCCGGGACGCGACGGGTTTCACTTGGCGGAGCAGCCGGTGCGCGCCGCCGGTGGTCAGGTCGACGGTCGCGATGTCGCACAGCAGGTGGGAAGCGAGAGCGCCCGTCGACTCCCCCTTCCCCAGGGCGGGCGGTGCCGGGGGAGAACGGAACACGACCACCGTGACGCCCGGCTCGGCGTCGGCCGAACGAACCGGGCCGCCGTGCTTCGGCTCTAACTCCTCCTCCGGGATGCCCTCGGGGTGAAGTTGCGCGACGAGGCGCCTGCCGTCGGCCGTCCAGCCCAGCACCGGGTCGCCGAGCCAGGTCCGGGTGACCGCGTCGGACACCCGCCGCTGGCGGTCGGCCGACCGGTCCCAGATCCACAGCCGTGGCTTGCCGTCCCGGTCGGAGGTGAAGGCCAGCATCGTGCCGTCGGGCGACCACGAAGGGCCCCAGCTGTTGCCCTGGGCCAGCGTGAGATTGCGCGGCTGACCGCCCGCCGTCGCGGTCAGCCAGATGTCGCAGCCCACCCTGAGGTCGGCAGCCATCCCCAGCGAGCTGCCGCCCTCCTGGTCCGTGACGACCCTCCGCTTCGGATCGCAGACGGTCGAAGCCACCCACGCCCCGTCGGGGGAGAAGGCGGCGACCACGCCCTGGATTTGGAAGTCGAGGGCCCACACGGCGTCCTCGATCTCCAGGGGTCGGATCGGTGGCTCGCCGCTCGCGTCCGCGGGGGCGAACGGTGCGACGACCGCCCACGCGCCCCACCACGCACGGGTCAGAGTCCGGCCGGTGTGGATCATGTCGAGCCTCCTCTGCGCTTGACAGTCTCGACTCGGGTGCCCATTATGGGTGAAAGGAGTTTTCGTGTCAATCGCACATGAAATTTAGTTTCATTTGCCAACGGGAGGAGGGACCATGACCCGGCTCAACGTGGTGTCGTTGGTGGCGGCGGCCGCCGCCGTGGTGTCGATCGTGGCAGGGGGGGGTGTCCGCTCCGTCGCCCTTGCGGCGAGCCCATCGCCGAGTGAAGCCGTGCGACGGCCGGCCCTTTTCAAGGACAGCCGGCAGTCGCTCGCGATCGCCCGAGCCCAGGGCCGCGACCGGGTCATGCTGCTGCTGGCCGCGCGATCGGGCGCCGCGGCCGCGGTCGCTGCGGAGGCCGCCCGCCTCGGCGGCGAGGTGCGCTACCGCGAGGACGAGGTGGGGTACCTGCGGGTGCGGATCACGCCCGACCGTGCGACGGAGCTGGCCGAGCACGAGGCCGTCGAGACCGCCGCCATGGACTACGAGGACAGCTACCCGGCGCGGCTCGGCGGCGACGCTCAGGCGCGGGCCCCGGGCGACGCCACCGTGACCGGGGCGTCAGGGGCGGCCGCGACGACCGAAGACGGCTGGCCGCCGCGGCTCGGCGACTATCCGCTCCAGCACCCCTACTCGCCGATCGTCGACCTCGCGGCCGCCGACTTTCTCGCCGCGCATCCGACCTGGGACGGCCGCGGTGTGACGATCGCGCTGCTCGACGGCAACGTCGACCTGCTGCTGCCCGAGTTCCAGACCGCCTACGCTCTCGACGGCACGCCGGTACCGAAGATCGCCGACTTCCTCAACGTCACCGACCCCCGGGACGACTTCGAGCTCAACCCGCAGTGGGTCGACATGAAGGCGACCGTGAGCTCGGTCAGCGAAGGCGTGTCGTTCGAGGGCAAGGCGTTCACGGTGCCCAGGGGAGGGACCTACCGGATCGGGCTGTTCAGCGAACGCCGCTTCAACATGGACTCCAACGCCTCCTACATCGGCCAGGACATCGACCGCAACGGCAACCCGAAGGGGGACGACGGGCTGTTCGGCGTGCTGTGGGACGAGGCGACCAACGACGTCTGGGTCGACACCGACCGCGACCTGAGCTTCGCCGACGAGAAGGCGATGACCGACTACATCGTGCGCCAGGACGTCGGGGTCTTTGGCACCGATGACCCGGCGACGCCGGAGCGCGACACCATCGGCTTCGCCGTCCAGACCGACCGCGTCAACAAGTTCGTCTCGATCAACGTCGGCATCTACCAGCACGCCACGATCATCATGGGCTCGGTGGTCGGGAACCGGCAGCCGAACGGCCGCGTGCAAGGCGTCGCGCCCGGCGCCCGGATCGTGTCCATGTTCTACGGCGTCAGCAACGCCCACGGCATGATCGAGGGTCTGATCGCCGCCTTCAAACACCCGCAGGTCGACCTCATCGTCTGCGAGCAGTCGGTGGCGATCGCCTCGCTGCCCTACCTGCTCGCGGACGGCACCCACCCGGTCAGCGTCGTGGCCCAGAGGCTGATCGAGCGCCACGGCAAGCTGCTGTTCGTGCCCGGCGACAACGCGCCGGCGTTCGGCTTCGTGGCCGAGGACGGCCTCGCTCCCGGCGCGGTCAGCGTCGGCGGCTACCAGAGCAAGGAGAGCTACCGGTTGAACTGGGGGTTCATCCCGGAGAACGACGACAACCTGCACTGGGGTGCGCTGTCGCACGGGCCGAGCGGCTCGGGCGCGCTCAAGCCCGACCTGCTCGCGCCGAGCGGCCAGGTGTCGACCGACCCCGGCTACCGCAAGGGCGAGCTCAGGAAGGGGCTGTTCCAGCTCCCGCCGGGCTACTCGGTGGACGGCGGCACCTCGACCGCCACGCCGATGGCCGCCGGCGCCACCGCGCTGGTGGTGAGCGCGGCCAAGCAGAGCGGGGTGGCGTACGACGCCGGTCGTCTCAAGGCAGCGATCACCGGCAGCGCCCGCCACATCCCGCGCCTCGCCGTCCACGAGCAGGGCAACGGCCTGATCCAAGTCGGCCCGGCCTTCGACTTGCTGACGAGGCTCGAGGGGGCGCCGCCGATCACGATCACGAGCAGCGCTCCGGTGCGAACCGCGCTCAGCCATCTCCTGCTGACCCCGGACCGGGGCGTCGGCCTCTATGAGCGCGAGGGCTGGACAGTTGGCCGGACCGAGACCCGGGAGATCACGCTGACCCGGACCTCGGGCCCGAGCGAGCCGATGATCTTCGCCCTGAGCTGGATCGGCAACGACGGCACCTTCGCGGGCCCGGCGTCGGTGACGCTGCCGCTCGGCGCGCCGGTGGCGGTGCCGGTGACAGTCACTTCCGCCAAGGAGGGCGCCCACACCGCGATCCTGTCAATCGATCACCCGTCGTGCCCGGCGCCGGTCCACCGGGTCCTCGCGGCGATCGTCGTGCCTTACCGTTTCACGGCCGAGAACGGCCACTCGGTGACGGCCGAGCTCACGCCGCCGCTGCCCGGCGACACCGGACTGTTCGTGGAGGTCCCGCCCGGCGCGGAGGTGCTGCAGTTTTCCGCCTCATCGCCGAGCGTCGGTCTCGGCGTCATCTCGCCGGACAAGGAGATGCTCTTCGCCTGCCCGTTCAAGCCCGAGGGGACGACCGAGCCGTGCACGGTGGTTCGGCCCCATCCCGGGGTGTGGGAGATCAACGTGTCGAACGCCCGGTTTGCCTTCAACTTCGACGCCACCGCCCCGGTCCCGCTCAAGGGCGGGCCGGTCTCGATCACGGCCACCCTGCTCGGCGTCGAGGCGACAGCGGACGCGTCGACCTCGGCGGCGCTCGGGGTCGGCGGCTCGCAGCCGCTGACCCTCGAGCTCGCAAACCGCTTCGGCAAGGTGAGCGCCGGGGCGGTGCCGCTCGCACTGGCCAGTGCCAGCCGGTCGCACGGCACGGTCGCCGAGGGCGAGCAGCGCGTCCACGAGGTCACCGTGCCCGAGGGGGCGACGTCGCTCCATGCCGCGGTCAGCGTGAGCGGCCCGGCGGCGGACGTCGACGTCTACCTGCTCGACTGCACCGTGCCGGAGGAGAAGCCCGCCAGCCCCGCCGAGGAGCTGGAGAAGGGCAACACGTCGCCGGCCGCGCCGCCGCCGATCTGCGCGCCCCGCGCCAAGGCGACGGACGTCGGCGCCGGCGGCGCGGTCGAGGTCGCGAGCCCGAAGGCCGGGCGCTGGCTGGTGGTGGTCGACGGCTACTCGGTCCCGAGCGGACCGGTCGAGTACGAGGTCGTCGACCTCTTCACGCACCCGGCCCTGGGCGCGATCGCGGTCGCCGACCTGACCGAGCCGCGCACGACCGCGAGCACGTGGACGGCGAAGGCCAACGCGTGGGTTGCGTCACTCCCCGAGCCGCCGCGCCGGCTCGCCGGCAGGGTGGTCGTGGCCAGCCCGCAGGTCACCCGTGCCGGGGGAGAGTTCGGGCAGGGCCCGGCGGAGGCGGTCGCGCTCGGCTCGACCATCGTCTGGCTCCCGGTCGAGGAGCCGTGAGGCATGAACCGATGCCATCGTTCAACGTCCGCGTCCCGGCGGCTGATCCGCCGCAGCCATGAAGGAGGTAGAGAGATGTCACGACTGACGCTCGGTGTGGTCTTGCTCGCGCTCGCTGTTGGCTCCACGATCGCCGCGGCGGCCGGCCAGCCGGCAGCGGCGCCGCGGATCCTGGTCGGCCCCAACATGCTGGTCTCCCGCGACGGCGACTTCCCACACGTCGAGCTGATCCTCGCCGCCAACCCGAAGAACGCGAAAAACCTGCTCGGCGGCGCCATCACCTACACCCGTCCCAACGGCGGCACGGCCTGCCGCGCCTACGCCACGGTCGACGGCGGCACCACCTGGCGGCCGTCGGAGTTCGCGGAACAGGTGAGGTGGGGCGGCGCCGACCCCTATGTCGCCTTCACCCCGCACGGCACCGGGATCTTCTCCGCGCTCGCCTTCGCCGAGGACGAGACCGGCCGCGGGCGGGCGTTCCTGCACGTCTGGCGCTCGTCCGACGGCGGCCTGACCTGGGGCCCGACGATCGACCTCGGCTGCTCCTACGACCACGAGCAGATCACGGTCGACCAGACCACCGGCCGCTTCGCGGGCCGCATCTACATCGGCACGCTCTATGGCTACCCCGAGTACACGGTCGGGGTGTTCCGCTCGGAGGACGACGGCCAGACCTGGATCGGGCCGGTGGCCGCGGCGAGCGGAGGCGGCACCAAGGGCATCAACGTCATCCAGCCGATGGTGCTGTCCGACGGCACGCTGGTGGTGCCGTACGCCGACTTCGAGTTCCTGCCGGACAAGGTCAAGTACGAGGGCATGACGTCGAGCACCGCCTGGCTGGTGCTGTCGGAGGACGGCGGCGTGTCGTTCGGAGCGCCGCGCAAGATCCAGACCATGCAGTACAACGTCGACGACAAGGATGGGCGCAGGCTGTCCGTGTTCCCGGCCTTCGCAGCCGACAGCCGGTCGCAGCAGTACCGAGACCGGATCTACGTCGCCTGGACCGACTTCCGGTCCGGACCGGTGCGCGTGCTGTTCTCGAGAAGCGAGGACCGCGGCCTGCACTGGTCGGAGCCGATCCTCGTCGATCCGGCCGTCCCCGCGGGCGCGATGCAGGGTCAGCCCGTCGTCGCGGTCAACCCGGACGGCGTGGTCGGGGTGACCTGGTACGACACCCGCGACGCGACCGACGGCTTCCAGTTCCACCAGTACTTCGCCGCCTCGGTGGACGGCGGCAGCACCTTCCTGCCTCCGGTCCGCGTGTCCTCGGCGATCTCGTCGCCGCTCGGCCCCGGCAACATGAACCTGGGGCCGACGGTGTTCGAGCACAACGGCACGTCGCTGCTGTCGCTGGTGTCGGCGGCGAGCCGCTGGCCGGGCGGCGGCGACTACATGGGGATGGCGGCCGACAGGAACGGCGTCTTCCATCCCTTCTGGGCCGACGCCCGCACCGGCACCTTCCAGATCTACACCGCGGCGGTCTCGGTCGTGCTGCCGGCGAAGGATCCGGACGGCGCATCGGCTCCGGCCGCCTCGCCCGAGCTGGTCAAGGCGGTGGTGGACGACCGGGTCGAGGTGGTGTTCGATCCCACCCGCTTCGACGGTGCCGCCAAGGTGGTGGAGATCCCGGCCCGCCTACAGAACATCTCCGGGAAACCGATCCACCCGCCGATCACGCTCACGGTGACGGGCTTCGGCTTCAAGGACCCGGAGCTCCCGGAGTACCCGTACCCGCCGATGTGGGTGATCGACCCGGTGACCGGCGCGGCCGGCGAGACGGCGAGCTTCGACTTCTCGGGCGCGCTCGGCAACCTCGAGTCGCTGGTGCCGGGAGCCCTCAGCGGCCCAGTGGTCGTGAAGTTCCGCTTCGAGGACCCGACGCTGCCGCAGCCGATCCGGTTCAAGGTCGAGGGGATGGTCGAGCCGTGACCGCATCATCCTGCGCAAAGGGGAGAGGAACCATCCTTTCGCGTACAGTCGTTCTCTTCGTGGTGACCGCTGCACTGGCGTTGCCGCTCTTCGGCGACCAGGCAGCCACCACCGCCCGGATCGTCATCGGGCCCAACATCCTGGTCAGCCGCGACGGCGACGTCGGGCATTGCGAGACCATGATCGCGGCCAACCCCAAGGACCCCGCGAATCTGGTCGGCGGCTCGATCGTCATGATCCGCCCCGACGGTGGCTCGGCGAACAAGGCCTACGTCTCGTTCGACGGCGGCTCGACCTGGGCCGACGTGGCCTTCCCGAGGGAGCTCGAGCACGGCGGGGGCGACCCGCAGGTCGGCTTCGGCCTCACCGGCACCGCCTACTTCGTCGGCCTCTCGGACGGCATGAACTTCTACCGCTCCGAGGACGGCGGCCGCACGTGGAGCGCCCCCATTCTGCTCGGCCGCGGCCACGACCACGAGATGCTGGTCACCGACCACACCTTCGGCCCGTTCGCCGGCCGGGTCTACATCACGGACGAGGCCGACGTGCCGGGCTCCGACGAGCTCGAGACCCTGGTCATGAAGCGGCGGGTGGTGCTCTTCCGCTCCGCCGACGACGGCCGCTCCTTCGTCGGCCCGATCGAGGTCGCGCGCGGCGACAACACCGGCCTGGCCGCGCACAACCCCCTCGTCTTGTCGGATGGCGCCCTGTTCATCCCGATGCTCTCGTACCCGAACTACGCCGTGAACAAGAATGCCGACACCTGGCACATGGTTTTCTCGCTGTCGTCCGACGGCGGCGTGACCTTCTCGGCGCCGTCGCCGATCGCTGACATCCGCTTCGGCGGCGTGAGGGCGATGCGAAGCTCCCAAAATAGCGGCCGCGTCGATCAGGTGACGGGGCCGGTGTTCGCGGCCGACTGGCAGGGGGGCCGCTTCCGCGACCGGATCTACGCCGCCTGGACCGAGCTCGACGGCGACCGCTTCCGGCTGGTCGCGAGCTTCTCGGCCGACCGCGGGGCGACCTGGAGCCGGCCGGCGCCGGTCGACCCGGCTGCGCCACCGGATGCCTCCGAGTTCCAGCCCATGGTCGCGGTCAACCCCGACGGCGTGCTCGGCATCTTCTGGTACTCGACCGAGGGCCACCCGCAGCGCGACCGCTCTGACATCTACTTCACCGCCTCGGTCGACGGCGGGCAGACCTTCCTGCCCAGGCGGCGCGTGTCGAGCGAGACCTCGGTCCCCTTCGGCTCCGGCAACCTGCGGCCGGGGCCGTATGTCCACGAGGAGCGCGGCCTGGTCACCGCGCACTTCGTGTCCGCGATGTCGCGCTGGCCGCAGGGCGGCGACTACATCGGGATGACGGCCGGCTCGGACGGTGTCTTCCACCCGTTCTGGGCCGACGGCCGCAGCGGCACCTACCAGCTCTACACGGCCGCGGTCCGGGTGGTCGAGGGCGTGGCGCAGGAGGCACCGACGCCCGCCGTCCCCAAGCAGCGGGCGAGCCTCTCGGGCAAGGTGACGATCGCCTTCGATCCGATCTCCTACGACGCCGGGACGCGGGAGGTCCTGCTCCCGGTTCGCCTTCAGAACACCTCGCAGGTGCCACTCTACCCACCGTTCGAGGTCGAGCTCAAGGAGCTCGTGCACCCGTACGTCGCCAAGTCCGGCGAGGAGGTGGCCGTGCCGGAGATCCTCAACAGCGCCAACGGCACGACCGGAGTGGGCGCGATCTTCGACTACTCGCACGCGCTGGGCGACCTCGACCGCCTCGACCCGGGCGCGGTGACGAGCGCCGTGGTCTGGCGGCTGCGCGCCGCCTCGGCGGTCGAGACCGACTTCTACATCGGCGCCGAGATCACCGGGCTCGTCGCGAAGGAAGCATCGCCGTGAAGGGCGCCGGCCGCTTGACAGCGCCCGTTCCGCGACCTATGGTGCTTGAAGAGAAGTTTCGTTGTTGTGGAAATATGAAACGCGGTTTCATAAACGATTCGAGGCCCCGGCGAGGGGGAGGCGACTCCGCTGCAGATGCCGGCAACTGACGCACCGGTCATGCGATGCGCACGAAAGGAAAGGAGGAGGTTCATGCGACGGTACGGTTACATCACCTACATCATCGGAGTTGTGGCGCTGGTCGTGGGTCTGGCTGCCACCGCATGGGCGACGGACGTCTCGACGCGCGGCGAGATCGTCGGCACCGTGGCGAGCCCGGACGGGGCGCTCGTCGCGGGCGCGACCGTCACAGTCGCGGGCGAGGGCCTCATCCAGCGCCAGGTCGAGGAGGTCACGGGTGACAACGGCGTGTTCCGCTTCCCGAACCTGAACCCGGGCCGCTACACCGTGACGATTGTCAAGGAGGGGTTCGCGCCCTCCGGGTACGACGTCGACGTCAACGTCGGCCGCACCACGAGCCTGCAGGTCATGCTCCAGGTCGGCGAGTTCACCGGCGAGGTCGAGGTGCTCGACCGGGCGCCCCTGGTCGATCCCACCTCGCCAAGCCTGGCCAACCAGTTCGATGTCGGGGAGCTGAAGCTGCTGCCAACCAACCGCAACTTCTTCGACACCATCGACTCCACGGCCGGCTTCTCGAACCGCTCGGCCTACGGCGCGGGCGGCAACATCGAAGGCTACGACTACTTCGGCTACGGCGCCGCGACCAACGCCTACCAGGTCAACGGCGTCAGCACCAGCAACATCGAGTTCGGCAACACCTGGGTGGTGCCCAACTACGACCTCATCCAGGAGGTCCAGGTCGTGGGGCCGGGCTCCGGCGCCGAGTACGCCGGCTACTCGGGCGCCGTGATCAACGTGGTGACCAAGAGCGGCACCAACGAGTACCACGGCAGCCTGACCGGCTACTACACCGACCACAGCCTGCTCTCCGACAACTCGGAGGGCATCAAGGACCTCGAGCAGGACAAGACGAAGTTCAACTACGAGCTGTCGGGCACCCTCGGGGGCCCGATCGTCCGCGAGAAGCTGCTGTTCTTCGCCAGCGCCGCCATCAACCAGTCGGAGAACGCCGCTCCGGGGAGCGAGTA
Coding sequences within:
- a CDS encoding sialidase family protein, with the translated sequence MSRLTLGVVLLALAVGSTIAAAAGQPAAAPRILVGPNMLVSRDGDFPHVELILAANPKNAKNLLGGAITYTRPNGGTACRAYATVDGGTTWRPSEFAEQVRWGGADPYVAFTPHGTGIFSALAFAEDETGRGRAFLHVWRSSDGGLTWGPTIDLGCSYDHEQITVDQTTGRFAGRIYIGTLYGYPEYTVGVFRSEDDGQTWIGPVAAASGGGTKGINVIQPMVLSDGTLVVPYADFEFLPDKVKYEGMTSSTAWLVLSEDGGVSFGAPRKIQTMQYNVDDKDGRRLSVFPAFAADSRSQQYRDRIYVAWTDFRSGPVRVLFSRSEDRGLHWSEPILVDPAVPAGAMQGQPVVAVNPDGVVGVTWYDTRDATDGFQFHQYFAASVDGGSTFLPPVRVSSAISSPLGPGNMNLGPTVFEHNGTSLLSLVSAASRWPGGGDYMGMAADRNGVFHPFWADARTGTFQIYTAAVSVVLPAKDPDGASAPAASPELVKAVVDDRVEVVFDPTRFDGAAKVVEIPARLQNISGKPIHPPITLTVTGFGFKDPELPEYPYPPMWVIDPVTGAAGETASFDFSGALGNLESLVPGALSGPVVVKFRFEDPTLPQPIRFKVEGMVEP
- a CDS encoding prolyl oligopeptidase family serine peptidase; this translates as MIHTGRTLTRAWWGAWAVVAPFAPADASGEPPIRPLEIEDAVWALDFQIQGVVAAFSPDGAWVASTVCDPKRRVVTDQEGGSSLGMAADLRVGCDIWLTATAGGQPRNLTLAQGNSWGPSWSPDGTMLAFTSDRDGKPRLWIWDRSADRQRRVSDAVTRTWLGDPVLGWTADGRRLVAQLHPEGIPEEELEPKHGGPVRSADAEPGVTVVVFRSPPAPPALGKGESTGALASHLLCDIATVDLTTGGAHRLLRQVKPVASRISPDRRTLAYLDVRNPPAADSVGPSCALVALDLATGRSRDLASDVVQSFSGAMSWSPDGSSLAYTSIAPRPPATERFTSPAGDSGGGDLFVVAIDGGAPRPFNGAPAGQLDTDLLPPLWTSDGEQIFVVGDGRVWRASVATGRIGALTRETPSRVRRLIAGAGGARVWSPDGGASLVAMTRDERTKRDGFQSVDLATGALRPLLVEDGEHGYLFNGPVVSPDGSSVVWVAGSARESPDLWIAGPEFARPRRLTTLNPQLDGYTFGEGRLVDFTSADGEPLQAALLLPAGYQEGRRYPMVVWVYASDSGSRAVHRFGLVGYPAYNMQMLATRGYAVLWPDIPTHLGTPMQDLVKAVMPAIDRVVELGIADPDRLAVMGQSGGGYSTLALLVQTTRFKAAVMNAGYGDVVAMYGQMGFDGTGGWIPWLERLGGSMGAPPWEVPLRYVQNSPVFYLDRIATPLIVQAGSEDGSIVPLSDEVWVGLQRLGKEATYLRYEGEGHVLVKAANLLDYWKRVLAFFDERVKAAPARAGDQNSGCP
- a CDS encoding S8 family serine peptidase, with the translated sequence MTRLNVVSLVAAAAAVVSIVAGGGVRSVALAASPSPSEAVRRPALFKDSRQSLAIARAQGRDRVMLLLAARSGAAAAVAAEAARLGGEVRYREDEVGYLRVRITPDRATELAEHEAVETAAMDYEDSYPARLGGDAQARAPGDATVTGASGAAATTEDGWPPRLGDYPLQHPYSPIVDLAAADFLAAHPTWDGRGVTIALLDGNVDLLLPEFQTAYALDGTPVPKIADFLNVTDPRDDFELNPQWVDMKATVSSVSEGVSFEGKAFTVPRGGTYRIGLFSERRFNMDSNASYIGQDIDRNGNPKGDDGLFGVLWDEATNDVWVDTDRDLSFADEKAMTDYIVRQDVGVFGTDDPATPERDTIGFAVQTDRVNKFVSINVGIYQHATIIMGSVVGNRQPNGRVQGVAPGARIVSMFYGVSNAHGMIEGLIAAFKHPQVDLIVCEQSVAIASLPYLLADGTHPVSVVAQRLIERHGKLLFVPGDNAPAFGFVAEDGLAPGAVSVGGYQSKESYRLNWGFIPENDDNLHWGALSHGPSGSGALKPDLLAPSGQVSTDPGYRKGELRKGLFQLPPGYSVDGGTSTATPMAAGATALVVSAAKQSGVAYDAGRLKAAITGSARHIPRLAVHEQGNGLIQVGPAFDLLTRLEGAPPITITSSAPVRTALSHLLLTPDRGVGLYEREGWTVGRTETREITLTRTSGPSEPMIFALSWIGNDGTFAGPASVTLPLGAPVAVPVTVTSAKEGAHTAILSIDHPSCPAPVHRVLAAIVVPYRFTAENGHSVTAELTPPLPGDTGLFVEVPPGAEVLQFSASSPSVGLGVISPDKEMLFACPFKPEGTTEPCTVVRPHPGVWEINVSNARFAFNFDATAPVPLKGGPVSITATLLGVEATADASTSAALGVGGSQPLTLELANRFGKVSAGAVPLALASASRSHGTVAEGEQRVHEVTVPEGATSLHAAVSVSGPAADVDVYLLDCTVPEEKPASPAEELEKGNTSPAAPPPICAPRAKATDVGAGGAVEVASPKAGRWLVVVDGYSVPSGPVEYEVVDLFTHPALGAIAVADLTEPRTTASTWTAKANAWVASLPEPPRRLAGRVVVASPQVTRAGGEFGQGPAEAVALGSTIVWLPVEEP